One region of Sebastes fasciatus isolate fSebFas1 chromosome 1, fSebFas1.pri, whole genome shotgun sequence genomic DNA includes:
- the LOC141773170 gene encoding calglandulin-like: MASKLTQEQITEYKGVFEMFDEEGNGDVKTQELERLMSLMGINPTKRELIQMAKDVDKDGRGIFNCDSFLGLMALYNERTKNQNAELRAAFKVFDKEAKGYIDWNTLKYVLMNAGEPLNEIEAEQMMKEADKDGDGTINYEEFVAMMTGDSFKMS, encoded by the exons ATG GCCAGCAAGTTAACACAAGAGCAGATCACAGAGTACAAAGGAGTTTTCGAGATGTTCGATGAAGAGGGAAATGGAGATGTGAAGACACAGGAGCTGGAGAGGCTGATGAGTTTAATGGGGATCAATCCTACAAAGAGAGAGCTCATCCAGATGGCCAAAGATGTGGACAAAGATG GTAGAGGGATATTTAACTGTGACAGCTTCCTGGGGCTGATGGCGCTGTACAACGAAAGAACCAAGAACCAGAACGCTGAACTCAGAGCTGCTTTTAAAGTGTTTGACAAAGAGGCCAAAGGGTATATTGACTGGAACACACTCAA ATATGTACTGATGAACGCAGGGGAACCACTTAATGAGATTGAGGCAGAGCAGATGATGAAGGAGGCGGATAAAGATGGAGATGGAACCATCAATTATGAAG aatttgtgGCCATGATGACCGGAGACTCGTTCAAAATGAGCTGA
- the gnb1b gene encoding guanine nucleotide binding protein (G protein), beta polypeptide 1b: MSELDQLRQEAEQLKNQIRDARKACADATLSQITANIDPVGRIQMRTRRTLRGHLAKIYAMHWGTDSRLLVSASQDGKLIIWDSYTTNKVHAIPLRSSWVMTCAYAPSGNYVACGGLDNICSIYNLKTREGNVRVSRELAGHTGYLSCCRFLDDNQIVTSSGDTTCALWDIETGQQTTTFAGHTGDVMSLSLAPDSRLFVSGACDASAKLWDVREGMCRQTFTGHESDINAICFFPNGNAFATGSDDATCRLFDLRADQELMIYSHDNIICGITSVAFSKSGRLLLAGYDDFNCNVWDTLKADRAGVLAGHDNRVSCLGVTDDGMAVATGSWDSFLKIWN; the protein is encoded by the exons ATGAGTGAACTGGACCAGTTACGCCAAGAGGCAGAGCAGCTCAAAAATCAGATCAGA GATGCCAGGAAAGCATGTGCAGATGCCACACTATCACAG ATCACAGCTAATATTGACCCCGTTGGCCGAATCCAGATGCGTACAAGACGAACGCTGCGGGGTCATTTGGCTAAAATCTATGCCATGCATTGGGGAACAGATTCCAG GCTCCTGGTCAGTGCCTCTCAAGATGGCAAACTCATTATTTGGGACAGCTATACCACAAATAAG GTTCATGCCATCCCACTTCGATCTTCCTGGGTCATGACTTGCGCATATGCACCTTCAGGAAATTATGTGGCCTGTGGTGGCTTAGACAACATCTGCTCCATTTACAACCTGAAAACACGCGAGGGAAATGTACGTGTGAGCCGTGAGCTCGCTGGACATACAG GATACCTGTCCTGTTGTCGCTTCCTTGATGACAACCAGATTGTTACAAGCTCTGGGGATACCACTTG TGCACTTTGGGACATCGAGACTGGCCAGCAGACAACCACATTTGCTGGACACACAGGTGATGTCATGAGCCTGTCATTGGCCCCTGACTCCCGGTTATTCGTCTCTGGTGCTTGTGATGCCTCTGCTAAACTCTGGGATGTTCGAGAGGGCATGTGCAGACAGACATTCACCGGCCATGAGTCTGACATCAATGCCATCTGT TTCTTTCCTAATGGCAATGCCTTTGCCACGGGCTCCGATGATGCCACCTGCAGGCTGTTTGATCTGCGTGCTGATCAGGAATTAATGATCTACTCTCACGACAATATCATATGTGGCATCACCTCCGTTGCATTCTCAAAGAGTGGCCGTCTTCTTCTGGCGGGATATGATGACTTCAACTGTAACGTGTGGGACACACTAAAAGCTGACCGTGCTG GTGTGTTGGCTGGACATGACAACCGCGTTAGCTGCCTGGGAGTTACTGATGATGGCATGGCAGTTGCAACGGGATCCTGGGACAGTTTTCTGAAGATCTGGAATTGA
- the tardbpb gene encoding TAR DNA-binding protein 43 isoform X2: protein MAEVYIRVAEEENEEPMEIPSEDDGTVLLSTVAAQFPGACGLRFRSPVSQCMRGVRLVEGVLHAPENGWGNVVYVVNYPKDNKRKMEEIDASSAVKMKRGDMKTSDLIVLGLPWKTSEQDLKDYFSTFGEVIMVQVKRDAKTGNSKGFGFVRFTEYEAQEKVISQRHMIDGRWCDCKLPNSKQGPDEPLRSRKVFVGRCTEDMTTDDLRQFFMQYGEVTDVFIPKPFRAFAFVTFADDQVAQSLCGEDLIIKGVSVHISNAEPKHGNRQFDRTARFGNGFGAQAFGSSGRSGLGSSTNSSLANFGSFSLNPAMMAAAQAALQSSWGMMGMLASQQQTSTSGGTSSGTSSSRDQSQSFSTGGNSNYGGTSSASLGWGTGSNSTTGGSGFSSGFGSSMESKSSGWGM from the exons ATGGCTGAGGTGTACATCCGAGTGGCGGAGGAGGAGAACGAGGAGCCCATGGAGATCCCGTCGGAGGACGACGGCACGGTGCTGCTCTCCACCGTGGCGGCGCAGTTCCCCGGAGCCTGCGGCCTGCGGTTCAGGAGCCCCGTGTCCCAGTGCATGAGAGGAGTCCGGCTGGTGGAGGGGGTCCTGCACGCTCCGGAGAACGGCTGGGGCAACGTGGTGTACGTGGTCAACTACCCGAAag ACAACAAAAGGAAGATGGAGGAAATCGACGCCTCCTCTGCAGTGAAAATGAAGCGAGGGGACATGAAGACATCTGACCTGATCGTACTGGGGCTTCCTTGGAAAACATCCGAGCAGGACCTGAAAGACTACTTTAGCACGTTTGGAGAAGTCATCATGGTCCAG GTGAAACGAGATGCCAAGACCGGAAACTCTAAAGGTTTCGGCTTTGTGAGGTTCACAGAGTACGAGGCTCAAGAAAAGGTCATCTCCCAGCGTCATATGATTGATGGGAGATGGTGTGATTGCAAGCTCCCTAATTCGAAG CAAGGTCCAGATGAGCCATTGAGGAGCCGGAAAGTGTTTGTAGGCCGTTGCACAGAAGACATGACCACCGACGACCTACGACAGTTCTTTATGCAGTATGGCGAAGTCACAGATGTCTTCATCCCAAAGCCATTCCGTGCTTTTGCCTTTGTCACATTTGCAGATGATCAG GTTGCCCAGTCTCTCTGTGGAGAGGACCTTATTATCAAAGGCGTCAGTGTTCACATCTCGAATGCTGAGCCCAAACATGGCAATAGGCAGTTTGATCGTACAGCGCGGTTTGGGAATGGTTTTGGAGCTCAAGCATTTGGTAGCAGCGGTAGAAGTGGGTTAGGGAGCAGCACTAACAGTAGTCTGGCTAATTTTGGTTCCTTCAGTCTGAACCCTGCTATGATGGCTGCTGCTCAGGCTGCTCTGCAGAGTAGTTGGGGGATGATGGGTATGCTGGCTAGCCAGCAGCAGACATCCACTTCAGGCGGCACCTCCAGTGGGACAAGCTCTAGCAGGGACCAGAGTCAGTCTTTCAGTACAGGCGGCAACAGCAACTACGGCGGCACCAGCTCAGCCAGTCTCGGCTGGGGAACAGGGTCAAACTCTACAACCGGTGGTAGTGGGTTTAGCTCAGGTTTTGGGTCCAGTATGGAGTCAAAGTCATCTGGGTGGGGTATGTAA
- the tardbpb gene encoding TAR DNA-binding protein 43 isoform X1: MAEVYIRVAEEENEEPMEIPSEDDGTVLLSTVAAQFPGACGLRFRSPVSQCMRGVRLVEGVLHAPENGWGNVVYVVNYPKEDLQEETIKKRASERDDNKRKMEEIDASSAVKMKRGDMKTSDLIVLGLPWKTSEQDLKDYFSTFGEVIMVQVKRDAKTGNSKGFGFVRFTEYEAQEKVISQRHMIDGRWCDCKLPNSKQGPDEPLRSRKVFVGRCTEDMTTDDLRQFFMQYGEVTDVFIPKPFRAFAFVTFADDQVAQSLCGEDLIIKGVSVHISNAEPKHGNRQFDRTARFGNGFGAQAFGSSGRSGLGSSTNSSLANFGSFSLNPAMMAAAQAALQSSWGMMGMLASQQQTSTSGGTSSGTSSSRDQSQSFSTGGNSNYGGTSSASLGWGTGSNSTTGGSGFSSGFGSSMESKSSGWGM; encoded by the exons ATGGCTGAGGTGTACATCCGAGTGGCGGAGGAGGAGAACGAGGAGCCCATGGAGATCCCGTCGGAGGACGACGGCACGGTGCTGCTCTCCACCGTGGCGGCGCAGTTCCCCGGAGCCTGCGGCCTGCGGTTCAGGAGCCCCGTGTCCCAGTGCATGAGAGGAGTCCGGCTGGTGGAGGGGGTCCTGCACGCTCCGGAGAACGGCTGGGGCAACGTGGTGTACGTGGTCAACTACCCGAAag AGGATCTCCAGGAGGAGACgataaagaagagagcgagtgagagagacg ACAACAAAAGGAAGATGGAGGAAATCGACGCCTCCTCTGCAGTGAAAATGAAGCGAGGGGACATGAAGACATCTGACCTGATCGTACTGGGGCTTCCTTGGAAAACATCCGAGCAGGACCTGAAAGACTACTTTAGCACGTTTGGAGAAGTCATCATGGTCCAG GTGAAACGAGATGCCAAGACCGGAAACTCTAAAGGTTTCGGCTTTGTGAGGTTCACAGAGTACGAGGCTCAAGAAAAGGTCATCTCCCAGCGTCATATGATTGATGGGAGATGGTGTGATTGCAAGCTCCCTAATTCGAAG CAAGGTCCAGATGAGCCATTGAGGAGCCGGAAAGTGTTTGTAGGCCGTTGCACAGAAGACATGACCACCGACGACCTACGACAGTTCTTTATGCAGTATGGCGAAGTCACAGATGTCTTCATCCCAAAGCCATTCCGTGCTTTTGCCTTTGTCACATTTGCAGATGATCAG GTTGCCCAGTCTCTCTGTGGAGAGGACCTTATTATCAAAGGCGTCAGTGTTCACATCTCGAATGCTGAGCCCAAACATGGCAATAGGCAGTTTGATCGTACAGCGCGGTTTGGGAATGGTTTTGGAGCTCAAGCATTTGGTAGCAGCGGTAGAAGTGGGTTAGGGAGCAGCACTAACAGTAGTCTGGCTAATTTTGGTTCCTTCAGTCTGAACCCTGCTATGATGGCTGCTGCTCAGGCTGCTCTGCAGAGTAGTTGGGGGATGATGGGTATGCTGGCTAGCCAGCAGCAGACATCCACTTCAGGCGGCACCTCCAGTGGGACAAGCTCTAGCAGGGACCAGAGTCAGTCTTTCAGTACAGGCGGCAACAGCAACTACGGCGGCACCAGCTCAGCCAGTCTCGGCTGGGGAACAGGGTCAAACTCTACAACCGGTGGTAGTGGGTTTAGCTCAGGTTTTGGGTCCAGTATGGAGTCAAAGTCATCTGGGTGGGGTATGTAA